A single region of the Salvia miltiorrhiza cultivar Shanhuang (shh) chromosome 8, IMPLAD_Smil_shh, whole genome shotgun sequence genome encodes:
- the LOC130999034 gene encoding putative UDP-rhamnose:rhamnosyltransferase 1, which yields MNKDGRRMSEENEVHVVMLPWLAFGHMIPFLDLSIALAKFGIHVSYISTPQNIPRLPQIPPNLSQFIEFVPLPLPSLDSDPLPENAEATTDIPAERMDDLKIACDLLQEPIKNVIAEKSPSWIMVDFFHHWAVDIAQELDIPLIFFSISTASTLVFFWSPEFLAGEGRRQARPSPANMMAPPDWVDFPSQVACRNDHEAVVMHNQLYRAGASGIEDAARLAKLIQGSHALALRSCVELEGDYLKVYSNITGKPVFPVGCLPPAEKEEEEKRVVAEEPWSKIFDWLDKQEPTSVIFVGFGSEYKLQREEIHEIAYGIELSGLPFLFVVRKPDWAGDVDDQILPPGFEARVAGRGVVQVGWAPQREILAHPSIGASLFHAGWTSVVEAMVHGHRLVLLPFIIAQPLDSRLLVEKGLAVEVERGEDGSFTRNGIANALTKAMVSKEGETLRARNKEAAKEIFANKQLNNDYIKKFAEYLKNGIKENKL from the coding sequence ATGAATAAGGATGGAAGAAGAATGAGTGAAGAAAATGAGGTTCATGTTGTGATGCTGCCATGGCTGGCATTTGGTCACATGATCCCATTCTTGGATCTCTCTATTGCCTTAGCCAAATTTGGCATTCATGTCTCCTACATCTCTACTCCCCAAAACATTCCAAGACTCCCCCAAATCCCACCAAATCTCTCACAATTCATCGAATTCGTGCCCCTTCCTCTCCCCAGCCTCGACTCCGATCCCCTACCGGAGAACGCTGAAGCCACGACCGACATCCCAGCAGAGAGAATGGATGATCTGAAGATTGCTTGTGATCTCCTCCAAGAACCTATCAAGAATGTGATAGCTGAGAAATCTCCAAGCTGGATAATGGTTGATTTCTTTCACCACTGGGCAGTTGACATCGCGCAAGAACTGGACATCCCATTAATATTTTTCTCCATCTCAACTGCTAGCACATTGGTCTTCTTCTGGTCGCCGGAGTTTCTGGCTGGCGAGGGGCGGAGGCAGGCGAGGCCGTCACCGGCCAACATGATGGCCCCTCCGGATTGGGTGGATTTCCCATCGCAGGTAGCTTGCAGGAATGATCATGAAGCTGTAGTCATGCATAATCAATTGTACAGGGCAGGAGCATCTGGAATAGAAGATGCGGCACGGCTGGCTAAGTTAATCCAAGGCAGCCATGCTTTGGCCCTTCGTAGTTGCGTGGAGCTCGAAGGCGATTACCTAAAAGTCTACTCTAATATCACCGGAAAGCCAGTGTTTCCGGTGGGATGCCTTCCACCTGCAgagaaggaggaggaggagaagaggGTTGTGGCAGAAGAGCCATGGAGTAAAATCTTTGATTGGCTCGACAAACAGGAGCCAACTTCCGTTATATTTGTAGGGTTTGGGAGCGAGTACAAACTGCAGAGAGAAGAGATCCATGAGATAGCGTATGGGATTGAGCTTTCCGGGCTTCCCTTCCTGTTCGTGGTAAGGAAGCCCGACTGGGCAGGTGATGTAGATGATCAGATACTGCCGCCCGGGTTTGAGGCCCGGGTGGCGGGGCGGGGAGTGGTGCAGGTAGGATGGGCACCCCAGAGGGAGATTCTTGCCCATCCTTCCATAGGAGCTTCATTGTTTCATGCAGGATGGACTTCTGTTGTGGAAGCTATGGTTCATGGCCACCGCCTAGTGCTGTTGCCCTTCATTATCGCGCAGCCGTTGGATTCGAGGCTTCTGGTTGAGAAGGGATTAGCGGTAGAGGTTGAAAGAGGTGAAGATGGATCCTTTACTAGAAATGGCATTGCAAATGCGTTGACAAAAGCCATGGTATCTAAGGAAGGTGAAACACTAAGAGCTCGAAATAAAGAAGCTGCAAAAGAGATTTTCGCAAATAAACAACTGAACAATGATTACATCAAGAAGTTTGCAGAGTATCTGAAAAAtggaataaaagaaaataagttATAA